The Microbulbifer sp. TB1203 nucleotide sequence AGCCAACATGAGCATGAAGTATTTTGCGCAAAACGTGTTCTAAATACATGGCCAGGCTAATGCTTAACAAACTGTTCCAGTACATTCCGGCACCTTCGGTGCCTCCATCGGACAGCCTTTACAGCGCTTCGCGCTTCCAAGGCCGCCGCTGAACAAGGGCGTTAGTGCGACAAGCAAAGCTTGTCGCATCTTGCAGGGTGAAAGTCCCTGTCGGGTAAGGCCTAGCCAGCCACCCGTATCGAGTCTTGCGCGCTGTGCGGAACCCGGAAATTAGGAATATTTGTGTGGCAGGAAGCACAAGGCGAACAAGCAGCGTGAAGCGTAGACAGAGAATTACATAGGCCATAGGGCGTGCCGTGCGCCTGAAGTGTTGGTATCGCTCCGAAAATAGCGAATCCTGGTTGACGAGGCTTGTAACGCCGTCGAAGTCCATGCAAAACAGCCGCCAAGGGCGAGGTTGTGGCGAGCCAGCGGAGTTATCAAACCGTGGCATGTGTAAAGAGATGCGACAGGAACTTGTGAGATCCAAGGAGGTTCCCGCAGGAAGTGGGTAGGGCTGCCGAGTAAAACGCGAGGCGAACGAAGGCCCCTTGGAAGTCGGATCGGTTCATAGTAGTCCGAAAGCGGGAAAGCCGCTTGCATGGCGAAGGGGCCGACAATGGAATCGTGGCGTTTAACAGAAACATAGTCCGGACAGGGTAGGGCTGGAAACCACTATGACAACCGCCTTAAACGCCATAGCATTTAAAGCACGTACCCATCCCCGGCACCGGTTTCAGAATTTATATGGAGAACTGAATCCCGGTTTGCTGACGCGGGGCTGGGCTAACCTCAACAAGCGATCTGCTCCCGGTGTGGACGGCGTAGAAGCCGAAGACTTCGGGGCGCGATTGCCGGAAAATATCCACCGCATCCATCAGAATCTCAAGGCAAACCGCTTTCGGGTAAATGATGTAAAGCGGGTATACATCCCCAAGGCAAACGGCGCAGAGCGTCCCCTCGGACTGCCCACGATAGAAGACAAGCTGGTGCAGCAAAGTGTTGCGGAGTTACTCCAGAGCATCTGGGAGCAAGACTTTTTGCGCAATAGCTACGGCTACCGCCCGCACAAAAGCGCGCATCAAGCCGTACACAGCTTACAGCTCAATCTTCAGTTCAAGGGCTACGGGTACATCGTCGAAGCGGATATTAAAGGCTTCTTCGATAACATGGACCACGGGTGGCTGCTGCGGATGCTGGAACAGCGCATCGACGACAAACGTCTACTCAACCTGATCAATCAATGGTTGAAGGCGCGCATCATCGAGCCGGACGGCCGTTATCACAAGCCGCTTAGCGGAACCCCGCAAGGGGGCGTGATCAGCCCGGTGCTGGCCAATATCTACTTGCACTACGTGCTCGACCTGTGGTTCGAGAAAAGGGTCAAGCCCGGACTCAGGGGGCGCGCCATGCTCATCCGTTACGCGGACGACTGTGCGCCACGAAGGCGCACTGGAGGATGTGAATCCTCCGTGCAGCCGTGCTGCACAAGAGATGAGGGCGGGCCCCTCGGAGCCGCCGTGCAGGCGGAGGCTTCAAACCACCTACTGCTGCTGCACTTAAAAGGTGTGGTAGTGAGCGAGTATGGAAAAGGCCGGTCAAGAACCGGTCAGGTAAGGGCCGTGAAGTCGAACGCAAGTGAACCGCTGATGACGTGTCGAAAGCGTAGGGACGACGTCAAAACCGGGGGGAAGTCGTTAACCCGGGATAAGTCTGGGAGAAACCTGTCTACTGCCCAGGCGGCGTCCGGCATAAAGGCGGCGAGAACACGGCTCAGGCTCTTGTGTGGAACGTGGGAACCTGTCACCCCGATGCTAAGGGAGCGATGCAAGTGGAAGCCCCACGAGTATCTGAGTACCAATGCGGGGTACAGGGGCGGAGCAACCTGTAGTAGTGAGGAAGGCTCTGTAATGGAGCTGGAGCGAAGGGGTTGCCCTATCCAGCCTGAGACAAGAGTGCAACCAGCAATGGGAGGACACTCTTGAATCAGGCGAAGTCATTTCCTATCACTAAACGTCAGGTGTGGGAAGCCTACAAACGAGTCAAGGCCAATAAGGGCGGGGAAGGCGTAGACGGTCAGACCCTGGAGATGTTTGAAGAGAAGCTGGAAGGCAATCTCTATAAACTCTGGAATCGACTGGCGTCTGGTAGCTACATACCCCCACCGGTCAAACGCGTGGAGATTCCCAAGGCGGACGGTGGTGTTCGTCCACTGGGAATTCCAACGGTTGCGGACCGGGTTGCCCAAATGGTAGTCAAACAAGCCCTGGAGCCGGACCTGGAACGTCATTTTCATCCGGACTCCTACGGCTATCGGCCGGGCAAGTCAGCCCGTCAGGCGATTGGACAGGCGCGCAAGCGCTGCTGGCGCAACGACTGGGTCGTTGATCTGGATATCAGGGGTTTCTTCGATAACATCGATCATGAACTCTTGATGCGAGCGGTGCGCCACCACACCCAAGACAAATGGGTGCTGCTCTACATCGAGCGATGGCTGACAGCCCCGGTGCAACTGAATGGTGGGGCATTACAGGAGAGGACCAAGGGCACCCCGCAAGGGGGTGTGGTCAGTCCTCTGCTGGCGAACCTGTTCTTGCACCATACCTTCGATGCGTGGATGCAAAGGCACTATCCGAGCATTCCCTTCGAGCGGTACGCCGATGATAGTGTTTGTCACTGCCGCACACGGAAGCAGGCCGAACATCTGAAAAATGCGCTGGAACAGCGCTTTGCAGATTGTGGACTGGAACTTCATCCGGAGAAGACCAAGATTGTCTACTGCAAAGACGACGATCGACGTCTGGACTATCCCGCCACCAGTTTCGATTTTCTGGGTTACACCTTTCGCCCGAGAAGATCGAAAAATCGGAAGGGAAAGTTCTTCATCAACTTCAGTCCGGCGATCAGCAACAAAGCGGCGAAAGCAATCCGGCAGGAAGTACGCAGCTGGAAACTGCATCTGCGCAGCGACAAGTCACTGGAAGACTTGGCAAGGATGTTCAACGCGGTGATCCGCGGCTGGATCAATTACTACAGCGCATTTTACAAGTCAGCGCTGTATACAACCCTCCGGCGGATTGACCGTAGGCTCGTAATTTGGGCAACTCGCAAGTTCAAAAGACTGCGGGGCCACAGGAGGCGAGCAACCCACTGGTTGGAGCGTATTGCGCGCAGACAGCCGGGGTTGTTTGCCCATTGGCGTTTATTACATGGACAGGCTGGGTAGGAGGAGCCGGATGAGCGGAGACGTTCACGTCCGGTTCTGTGAGCGCCTCGGGGGAGGGTCCCCGGGGCGACTCGACTTGTTGTAGCGTTTCAGTACCGCGACGAGGCCAACGCCTTCTACCGAGCGTTGCCATCGAGATTAAAGCAATTTAACCTTGATGTCGCGGCCGGTAAAACATCGCTCAAACGCTTCAGCCGCTTTCATCCGGGCCAGGAGCGGAGCTTTGAATTTCTGGGTTTCAGGTTCTATTGGGATGTTGACTTCGGTGGCGGACCTCGTCTGCGGCGGAAGACCGCCCCGAAGAAACACAAATCTCTGCTGCAAGCGCTCTACACATGGATCAAGGAGAATCGCCACAAACGGCTGAATCGCCTGATGCCCATGCTGAAGAGGAAGCTTGACGGAATCGGGAATTACTTCGCCCTGCCGGACAACAGTCTGAGCGTATCCCGTATCTACGGGCATGTTTTGCATAGCCTGTATAAGTGGTTGAATCGACGCAGTCAAAAGCGGAGTTTCAACTGGGTAGGCCTGAAGGAAATGTTGAGATATTACCGAATCCAGCCGTTAACAGTGCGTAAGCGCGCTGTCCCGGCGGATTGGTACTGAGGGGCCTGTGCTTTACACGGGCAATGATTCTATTGAGGAGCCGGATGCGGTAATTCCGCACGTCCGGATCTGTGTGGGGGCGTCCCGGTGACGGGGCGTTCTACCACGACTATCTGTATAGGAACCTTATGAGAAGCCTAGTTTTTCTATTATTTTCACTTTCCCTTTTAGCCTGTAGCGAAGGGCAAGTGGGGGAATTCACCTTCAGGAAAACTCTGGAGTGTGACCTTGTAAAATTGTGTGAAGACGATCAAGAATGTGCTGCTGCTGTTAAGTCTCAGATTAAAGGATGTATGGAAATCAGTAAATGGCGTAACTTTCTCAGCAATCAAGATGATGAAGTAGAGCTGAAGCGATTTACAACAGAGTTCTATGCCTGCATCGTTGATTCTGAAGGAAGCCCGTACTTTGAAATCAATCTATAGATATAACCGAAGTATCAACTACGTGTCTGCGGCGCCGGACAGCCAGGGACGTGGCTTCACCACTGGTACCGGTTATGAACGGCATTATGAGCTAACAAGCATCATGATTAAGTGCCTTCTAAGCTTTGCGTTATTAGGGTCTGGCAGCTGCGCTCTAGCAGTTGGGCTTCCAAAGAACACTGAAGTGACTCCTGAAAATGCTGAGATGCTCTCTATCAAACTGACAAAGATGGATTCTGGAAGCTCGGATACCTATCTATATCGACTTGAATTTTCAGACCAGCTTGAAGAATGTTCAGCGGGTCGCGTTCAAACTGCACTGATAAGTGGCGGAAATGAAATCTCAGCCTCATCTATGGATTACCAAGTAGGGAGTTCTAAACCCAGCATATTATTTCACATGCCCACCTTGGGTTATGACATGGCGGTTACTTTGCAGTATTGCTGTTCTAGCGGGTTTTCGCCCGGATGTAAGAAATCGCTTTCGATACAGTCAGTTAAGAGTTTGGCACAGGAATGAAGACTGCTCATGATAATCGCAGGTTAAGTCAGAACCCCAGGCCAATATAAGATATCGCATCGAGAAATCGAGAGAAATGACTAAAGACCGTAGAGCCCAAGAGCTCTAACGGACAAGGATAGATCGCGCGAAGCCGCGATCTTATAATGCAATGCGCACAATGTAAGCCCAGTCTGATTGCGAACATTAGGCGCCGGAGGAAGGATACATCTTGAGAAGCCACCACTTCTATGTCATCACTGGTGCTTCGGGAGCTGGCAAGTCAACTCTCTTAGCGGCTCTGAGTGAGATTGGATATTCAACCGTCCCGGAAGTAGCCCGCGCAGTCATGCGGGAGCAATTGGAATGCAACGGCAGCATCCTTCCTTCGGTTGATCGAACAAAGTTCATGAAAGAAGTCCTAGCTCGCAGCGTCCAGGACTTTGAAGCGGCTCAATTCTTGAAACCGCCCGTATTCTTTGACCGCGGCATTCCGGAATGGTTACGGTTATTGGGCCAGGACGCAACGCCCCGCCATATGGCGGCAGCTCATTGTCGCTATGCCGATACCGTGCTTTTGGCGGAACCTTGGCAAGAAATTTACGTCTGCGATCGCGAGCGTCACGCGAGCTTCGAACGAGCAGCCCGATCTTATGAACCAACGGTGTCAGCTTATGTCGATGCGGGGTATAGGACTTGCGTTATCCCCAAGGTATCTGTACAAGAGCGAGTAGCATTCGTTCTTGCTCAAGTAGAAGCGGTCGCCTAATAATTCATTCAACTCGCTTCGCGGCCCGGCTTAACTTAGACATTAGGCGGCGCAACGAATAGGAGGCTACGATGGCAAAGATTACTGGAATCGGTGGAGTCTTCTTAAAATCCAAGGACGATAGCGCCACGCTGGCAGCGTGGTATCAGACGCACTTGGGCATGCAACTGGAAGACTTTGGCGGCGCCATACTCAAATGGCCGGACGACAAGGCTGAAGACCGAGGCCTCACTGTGTGACATCTCGCGGATAAAGACAGCCAATGGTTCAGTCCGAGCGACTCTTCCTTCATGATCAACTACCGCGTCGACAACCTCGATGAAATGCTTGCACAACTGGATGCGGCCGGTGTGGCAGTCATTGGTGGCCCAGAGTCACACGAGAACGGCAAGTTCGCATGGGTCATGGACCCGGATGGAAACAAGATTGAGCTTTGGGAACCGATGCTCTGGGACGACAAGAACAAAGGTGCCTGAAGTCCTTGCCCACGCTGCCTAAAAAATCGCTCTAGTATGCCCAACTGACGCCTGCGCCGGACCCTACGCTATGCGCTTCGCGCATAGGCAGTGTAGGCAGCCGCTCAGGCATTATGTCTCCAAGTTACCCACAAAGGAGTTTCAATGAACTACGTACACATCGTTGCAGTGCTAGCAGTCCTTCAGTTCTTTCTGTTCGGTATTCTGGTTGGACGCGCCAGGGCAGCGTATGGAATTAAGGCTCCTGACACTTCCGGCAACGTCCACTTTGAGCGTGCTTTTCGCGTACAAATGAATACGCTAGAGCAACTAATCGGTTTTCTTCCCGCCTTGCTCATTGCCGGCCTATATTGGCCGAACGCGATAATAGCCAGCATCGGGGTGGTCTATCTGGTTGGCCGATTTCTTTATCGGCAGTTGTATATTTCGGACCCTGCACAACGCGGCCTCGGCTTCCTTCTGACAGTTATCCCTACATTCGTTCTTTTGGCCGCAGCGCTGATTGGCGCAGTTACCCGATTCGTGGCCTAACGATTCGTTCAAGACGCGGCCTCGGAGTTCTGCCACGGCATCTACGTTGCTCTCCTCGCGGATATGAAAAGAGTCTGGAACGCTGACAGACGGGTGTGGCCGCCGCTGCCGGCGGCCGCGGAGCGGGATTAGAAATCCATGCTCAGGGAGAGCGTGGACATGGTGATATCCGCATTGTCGGTGGGGTACAGGGTGTGCTCCAGGGAGTAGGTCCACTGGTCGATCCGCCAGTTGATAAAGGCTCCGTAAAAAGCATCCTGCCCGTCTTCGTTCGTGGACAGCAGCTGTGCGGAATCGTCTGCGATGGTTCCCGAGATCACGTGGATATAATCCACCTGGGCTTTCGTTTTCCACTTGTGGTAGCCGAGCCGAATGCCGCCGGAATACGGCTTGCTGGAGTCGGTGCTCAGCACCGCGGCCAGGGTTCCGGTGGAGCCGGAGACCTCCGTGCGGTAGGTTTTCGATTCGGAGCCATTCGCTTCCATGATGTATTCGTGTTTGTCTTTGCTTTTGCCGAAGTTGCTGTAGCCTGCTTCGAAGGCGATATAGTGATTCAGCCGGTAGCCCAGGCTGACAGTTTGCCCCCTTGGGACCTCAAGAGAGACTTCTGCGTCGGTACCCAGCTCTTCTTCGATCGCACCGGCGACGAATTCTTCGACCACAACCGCATCCGGATCAACCATTCCATAGCCGGCTTTTGCATACCATTTGGGTTCCAGCACCGATGCGTCGGCTGCCGAGGTAAGGACAATGGCCGAGCATAGAATCGCTTTCTTCATTTTTTCTATTCCTTCTGGCTGATCCCAGCATAAATAAAAAAGCCCCGACGATAACCGAGGCTCTTCAGGAAATGGTGCCCAGAGGCGGAATCATACCGCTGAGACGCGACGTTGCAGTTCTTCGAAATGGGCTGTGCGGCAGCTATTTATCGTCAAAACCCTTTAAAAGTCAATGACTTGTCGGTCAGATCAGGAACCTGTTCACAAAGCTATAAACATTCAATCCCCTAGGGGTATCTCTATTCTCGAACAAGGTAGTCCGGGACAATGTCGCAAATTGCCGACAGGAACGGGCTGTGGGGTACCTATAGAAAATTACCGCTTAAAAAATGTGAACCACCGACGCGGGAATTTCCACTCCCCTGCTTGAAAGATCAGCTTTCAGAACTTTGTGTGCGATGGTCTTCAATGCCAGGCTGATTAAGACGAGATAATTGCGATATTAAATCAACGATTTGAACCGGAGCCCTGTGGATCTGCGGCGGTTGCCAATTTCAGGGCTGGGTATTTTGCGTTGACACTTGGCGGGAAATTAGTGTCTTTGCGAGGGCATTAAAAAAACCCGCGAAAGCATACGCTGACGCGGGTTTGAAAATGGTGCCCAGAGGCGGAATCGAACCACCGACACGGGGATTTTCAATCCATCTCAAGGAGCCTCATTCGTCCACAGTATCCCACAATGTCTTATAAATCAATAAGTTATAGATTCTTTCCACCACTTAGTCCCGCTTTACGCCACTGCTATGTAGTCAGAATGTAGACAGTGCCACGGCCACCGCTCGAGGCTACGATCTGGGTGCCCTACAAGCTTGGCAGTGTGGACATCAGGGGGCTCCGCCCCCCAATACCCCCGCCAGCGCGACGCGCTGGAGCTCCGACACAAGGTCTACGCTGACGCTTCGCGGCAGTTGACCAGGAGGAGGCCACGCCAGTTGACAGGTATACGCATAATGCGCATACTTCCGCCATGGATGCCACCTTCGTAGAAATGCCCCCGTTTCAGCGCCACAGGGCCGACTACCTCGATGATGAGGAGTACCGGGCGTTGCAGAATACCCTGATGCGAAATCCCGAGGCGGGGGACGAAATTGAGGGTACTGGCGGGCTCAGGAAGCTGCGATTCCGCCACAAGGGGCGCGGCAAGGGGACCCGAGGAGGCCTGCGGGTCATTTACTACTGGTACAAGCGGGAGCAACTGTTCTGGCTGTTTGTGGTGTACAGCAAGGGCGAAGCTGCCGACCTGACACCGGAACAGAAAGCTGTACTGAAAACGATGCTGAAAGCCGAGCTAAAGGCGAGGAGGAACTAATTATGGCCAAGCGAGACATATTTGCTGAACTGGTCGAAGGCATGGAATCCTTGCGCCTGGAACGGGAGGGGAAGGCTACACTGCGGACCTTCACCATAGAGGCATTACCGCCGGTGGAAGCTAAGCCGGCGGAAGTTGTTCGGGTACGCAATAAGCTGCGCATGTCACAGCCGGTTTTTGCCCGTGCCCTTCGGGCAAATCCGCGCACCTACCAGCGCTGGGAACGGGAAGGCGTTAAAGGGCCCCAGGCTGCGCTGGTTAAACTGATTGGTAAACACCCGGAACTGATCAAAGAGTTAGAAGCCATGAAATAAAAAGGCCGCCCACAAAGTGCGGCCTCTTCAACTGGGTTCGCTTTATAACCGCTCATAGACGGGTGGCCACACGGGCCGGAAGACCGCCTGACGCTAACTGCGCCATCCCTACACACACTCAGTAGCAAAAGCCCTAGATCCCTGTCTTTGTCTAGAAGGACGCTTCGCGGCAGTTAACGCCAAAGGGGGGCAAAGAATAAGGCCGCCCCGAATGAGGCGGCCCAGGTGCCATGGTCGTTGGTGAGGCGCCATGGCGACGCATCGATTGCCATGGTGTCAGAGGTGGTAATAACACCGAGCTGTTAGATGCGTCTAGCCAACATGAAGGACCCCTTGGCTAGTCGTTGCATGAAAGATTCTACATCAAAAGGTTTCACGCGTGAAACTTTTTCAGGGCCAGCAAGTAGATTAGTCCTCATAGGTTATCGGAAACCACCTACCAATCCACTTGGAAGGAATATAACCCTGCCGCGTCATCCAAAGATAGGTGCCATCACAATAGTGGTAATCGGCTATGACATAAACGTCACCAGTATCAATTTTACGAACGCCGAACTCGTTGAGTTCAACAACGCAAGTATGGCCTTCTCTTGGTGATTCGGTAATAGGGTGCCAAATGACCTTGCTCAATTGAAAACTCCATAATCAAACCGAAGAAGCACCAGTATGTAATATGTTGTATGTAGCCTACAACATACTACATACAAAATTTGGCTATGGCATGTATGTATTGTATGTAAGTACGATACATACAATACATACATATCAGAGGTGCAGGATAAAGTTTCACACGTGAAACCTTTTAATGGTCGGTGGAGTTGAAGAAATTGAAAGGCATCAAGCCCCTTACCGGTGGTGGAGTCTTCGCTACGCTCGGACTCAACCACCGGTAAGGGGCTTGATGTTAATCAATGAATCATTCACGTCTTCAGATCTGCAAGAGATATATCCGTTAAAATCAGATCCAACAATTCTTACCAGGCATTTATTAATTGCAGTTACTCGATACCCGAGACTAATCAAGGAAGCAGGTTTAATAGAAAACTGATCTAACCCTCTATGAACACTGAAACGAAAATCGGTGTTAGGAAATACACCGTTATTGAAGGAAATGTAGATATCTGCCTTATCTAACAAGCCATGATATTTTGGTACCTTCCTTTGGGGGGTAGACTCTGTCTGCAGTTTTTCGGGACTGCTAGAAATGCGTGGTGGGCTAGAAACTTGAGAGTTATGGACTTCTCTCCCAAACATTTTCCCAAATATGTAGGAGCCGGCAACAGGAACAATAATGATGGAAGCAATAAGAGCAATAACAGAAGTTTTAACTCCCCATCCTTTGAGAACATTGAATCTAGTGTCAGTCCTTGATTCGTCACCCGCTTCACCAGTCTGAGACTCGGTGTGTGATTTATAACACTGATAAATTTCCGGTTTATATGCTCCGTATATCTCTCTCAAACGCTTGGATAATGGCGGGTTTGGCCCAGTAATAGGTCCTTGAAAAATGTCGACTCGGTATCTATTAGACTTGCCGACTAAATCTAGTTTAGTAGTCCGATAGGTCTTATCTACAAGGACCCTGGCAAAGTTTGCTATTTGAGATAAATCTTGTGTTAAGAAATATATCTCGGAAGATTTTCCATTGCTGCCGACTTTATGACGGTGCATGGATAAGAATTCTTTATGTTGATCTAAAGCATTGTTGGCCTTAAGTCCGGAAGGCCATAAGCGCCATAGTTCATCGAGCAATATAATAGATCCGGGCTCGAAAACATCATCAAACCAATCCGGGTTATCAAGTACTTCTTGCATCTCAAATTGTTGTGCCAACTCCTGCGTGCCAGGCGGCAATTTGTCCGGAACAAGTGGTATATTGGTAAAGACCTTCCGTCCGTCATGAAGGGCTGGGAGTATAACCTCGCTCACAGCAGAGTATGATTTCCCAGATCCTTGTAAACCAACAAATGCGGTAATAGCCATATCAACCAACCACCGGCAAACGACGAATGATGAAGCGACCCGCTATCGCAAGAGAAATAACAGTCGCACCGTATTTGAGCTCAGATACTTGAGCAAAAAACCAGACAGACTCTGGAACCTGAGAGACCAGAGAGCCTAAATTGTTGGCAAAATCCGGCACAGGAATAAGTTCCAAAAGATATGCAAAAGCATTAAGGATTTTCTCCCAGCACCACTGAAAGAACGCCCCCAATTCATCTTTAATCCATTCAAAAATTCCGCTCATAATCATGCACTCGCAAAATGTCTTATTCCTACAATAGTCCAAAAAATCATAAACAGAGTGCTAAGCAGGCCTGCAACCTGTTCGTATAAACTACAGTGAAAGTCCATCGTAAAATGGGTGTCGAAGATTTCAAAGGTAGGCGCCGGGCAAGAAGGATTATCGGGAATTCCTGAAAATGCCTCACCTAAGGAACTGAACATTTGAACAAGGGGAATCTGTTCCAGGCGGCCATAATAGCCAGCCACTGCGCTCTCTAGATCACCATGCTCTGTGGCAGTATGTTCGGGAAGACTCCCGGATGAAATACAATCAAGATAGGTAGAGGATTCTGGATCACACTCACCAGTACCATTTGAGTTTGAGAGTTTTTCAGATATCTCGGATAATCCACCTGTCAGCGTAGAATTAACCTGGTCGACACTGTTTCGAACACCAGATATCTCTGATTGAATACCAGAAAGATCCTGAGAAACCCGATTAGAAAATTCTTCGGATTTAATGCCATTCTCGCGAATCGCTCTCTCAACATTTGAAAAATCATCTTGCAATTTATTGTCAATGGCTGTTGCAAGGGACTCTGGATCTAAATCGGCTACTGGTGTAACCGGATCGGAATTCGGGTCATTGGCTTCATTACCGTCGGCGTTGCCGTCGTTATCTGGATGGTCAGGGGAGGTGTCAGCAATGGACGTACAGGAATATTCATAGTCGGAAGGGCTGAAGTAAGTAAACGCCTCTGTTTCCGCACTGCCGCAAGAGTAATTTTCACGAGCAAAATCAAGACAGGTTTGATAGTCAAAACAGTCCAGGGGGCAA carries:
- a CDS encoding reverse transcriptase domain-containing protein — protein: MTTALNAIAFKARTHPRHRFQNLYGELNPGLLTRGWANLNKRSAPGVDGVEAEDFGARLPENIHRIHQNLKANRFRVNDVKRVYIPKANGAERPLGLPTIEDKLVQQSVAELLQSIWEQDFLRNSYGYRPHKSAHQAVHSLQLNLQFKGYGYIVEADIKGFFDNMDHGWLLRMLEQRIDDKRLLNLINQWLKARIIEPDGRYHKPLSGTPQGGVISPVLANIYLHYVLDLWFEKRVKPGLRGRAMLIRYADDCAPRRRTGGCESSVQPCCTRDEGGPLGAAVQAEASNHLLLLHLKGVVVSEYGKGRSRTGQVRAVKSNASEPLMTCRKRRDDVKTGGKSLTRDKSGRNLSTAQAASGIKAARTRLRLLCGTWEPVTPMLRERCKWKPHEYLSTNAGYRGGATCSSEEGSVMELERRGCPIQPETRVQPAMGGHS
- the ltrA gene encoding group II intron reverse transcriptase/maturase encodes the protein MWEAYKRVKANKGGEGVDGQTLEMFEEKLEGNLYKLWNRLASGSYIPPPVKRVEIPKADGGVRPLGIPTVADRVAQMVVKQALEPDLERHFHPDSYGYRPGKSARQAIGQARKRCWRNDWVVDLDIRGFFDNIDHELLMRAVRHHTQDKWVLLYIERWLTAPVQLNGGALQERTKGTPQGGVVSPLLANLFLHHTFDAWMQRHYPSIPFERYADDSVCHCRTRKQAEHLKNALEQRFADCGLELHPEKTKIVYCKDDDRRLDYPATSFDFLGYTFRPRRSKNRKGKFFINFSPAISNKAAKAIRQEVRSWKLHLRSDKSLEDLARMFNAVIRGWINYYSAFYKSALYTTLRRIDRRLVIWATRKFKRLRGHRRRATHWLERIARRQPGLFAHWRLLHGQAG
- a CDS encoding AAA family ATPase; the encoded protein is MRSHHFYVITGASGAGKSTLLAALSEIGYSTVPEVARAVMREQLECNGSILPSVDRTKFMKEVLARSVQDFEAAQFLKPPVFFDRGIPEWLRLLGQDATPRHMAAAHCRYADTVLLAEPWQEIYVCDRERHASFERAARSYEPTVSAYVDAGYRTCVIPKVSVQERVAFVLAQVEAVA
- a CDS encoding VOC family protein, which produces MINYRVDNLDEMLAQLDAAGVAVIGGPESHENGKFAWVMDPDGNKIELWEPMLWDDKNKGA
- a CDS encoding MAPEG family protein, with product MNYVHIVAVLAVLQFFLFGILVGRARAAYGIKAPDTSGNVHFERAFRVQMNTLEQLIGFLPALLIAGLYWPNAIIASIGVVYLVGRFLYRQLYISDPAQRGLGFLLTVIPTFVLLAAALIGAVTRFVA
- a CDS encoding outer membrane beta-barrel protein; translation: MKKAILCSAIVLTSAADASVLEPKWYAKAGYGMVDPDAVVVEEFVAGAIEEELGTDAEVSLEVPRGQTVSLGYRLNHYIAFEAGYSNFGKSKDKHEYIMEANGSESKTYRTEVSGSTGTLAAVLSTDSSKPYSGGIRLGYHKWKTKAQVDYIHVISGTIADDSAQLLSTNEDGQDAFYGAFINWRIDQWTYSLEHTLYPTDNADITMSTLSLSMDF
- a CDS encoding addiction module toxin RelE, translating into MDATFVEMPPFQRHRADYLDDEEYRALQNTLMRNPEAGDEIEGTGGLRKLRFRHKGRGKGTRGGLRVIYYWYKREQLFWLFVVYSKGEAADLTPEQKAVLKTMLKAELKARRN
- a CDS encoding zonular occludens toxin domain-containing protein; translated protein: MAITAFVGLQGSGKSYSAVSEVILPALHDGRKVFTNIPLVPDKLPPGTQELAQQFEMQEVLDNPDWFDDVFEPGSIILLDELWRLWPSGLKANNALDQHKEFLSMHRHKVGSNGKSSEIYFLTQDLSQIANFARVLVDKTYRTTKLDLVGKSNRYRVDIFQGPITGPNPPLSKRLREIYGAYKPEIYQCYKSHTESQTGEAGDESRTDTRFNVLKGWGVKTSVIALIASIIIVPVAGSYIFGKMFGREVHNSQVSSPPRISSSPEKLQTESTPQRKVPKYHGLLDKADIYISFNNGVFPNTDFRFSVHRGLDQFSIKPASLISLGYRVTAINKCLVRIVGSDFNGYISCRSEDVNDSLINIKPLTGG